Part of the Odocoileus virginianus isolate 20LAN1187 ecotype Illinois chromosome 27, Ovbor_1.2, whole genome shotgun sequence genome is shown below.
CGCTACCGACCCGGCACGGTGGCTCTGCGCGAGATCCGCCGCTACCAGAAGTCCACCGAGCTGCTGATCCGCAAGCTGCCGTTCCAGCGGCTGGTGCGCGAAATTGCGCAGGACTTCAAGACCGACCTGCGCTTCCAGAGCTCGGCTGTGATGGCGCTGCAGGAGGCGTGCGAGGCCTATCTGGTGGGGCTCTTTGAGGACACCAACCTCTGTGCCATCCACGCCAAGCGCGTCACCATCATGCCCAAGGACA
Proteins encoded:
- the LOC139031409 gene encoding histone H3.1; protein product: MARTKQTARKSTGGKAPRKQLATKAARKSAPATGGVKKPHRYRPGTVALREIRRYQKSTELLIRKLPFQRLVREIAQDFKTDLRFQSSAVMALQEACEAYLVGLFEDTNLCAIHAKRVTIMPKDIQLARRIRGERA